A section of the Pan paniscus chromosome 11, NHGRI_mPanPan1-v2.0_pri, whole genome shotgun sequence genome encodes:
- the B3GALT9 gene encoding beta-1,3-galactosyltransferase 9 translates to MKVLEIKNKARKLNIEPLRSNLSKYYVLCQSEICKGKNIFLLSLIFSSPGNGTRRDLIRKTWGNVTSVQGHPILTLFALGMPVSVTTQKEINKESRKNNDIIEGIFLDSSENQTLKIIAMIQWAVAFCPNALFILKVDEEMFVNLPSLVDYLLNLKEHLEDIYVGRVLHQVTPNRDPQNRDFVPLSEYPEKYSPDYCSGEAFIMSQDVARMMYVVFKEVPMMVPADVFVGICAKFIGLIPIHSSRFSGKRHIRYNRCCYKFIFTSSEIADPEMPLAWKEINDGKECTLFETYYGFISCKLLTYLDSFKRFHMGTIKNNLMYFAD, encoded by the coding sequence ATGAAAGTTCTTGAAATTAAGAATAAGGCAAGAAAATTGAACATCGAACCCCTAAGAAGTAATCTCTCCAAATATTATGTTCTGTGCCAGTCGGAAATATGTAAAGGGAAGAACATTTTTTTGCTGTCTCTTATCTTCAGTAGCCCAGGAAATGGAACAAGACGGGACCTCATTAGGAAAACTTGGGGCAATGTGACCAGTGTCCAAGGGCATCCCATTCTCACACTGTTTGCTTTGGGAATGCCTGTTTCGGTAACTACCCAGAAAGAGATCAACAAAGAATCCCGTAAGAATAATGATATAATTGAAGGAATCTTCTTGGACAGTTCTGAGAACCAAACCCTGAAGATCATTGCAATGATACAGTGGGCTGTGGCTTTCTGCCCTAATGCCCTGTTCATTCTCAAGGTAGATGAAGAGATGTTTGTCAATCTACCAAGCTTGGTAGACTATCTTCTCAATCTGAAAGAACACCTAGAAGATATCTATGTAGGAAGAGTTCTTCATCAGGTTACACCCAATAGAGATCCTCAGAACAGAGACTTTGTCCCTCTTAGTGAGTACCCAGAAAAATACTCCCCAGATTACTGCAGTGGTGAGGCCTTTATAATGTCCCAAGATGTGGCTCGAATGATGTATGTGGTTTTCAAAGAAGTACCCATGATGGTGCCAGCTGATGTGTTTGTAGGAATTTGTGCTAAGTTCATTGGCCTTATACCCATCCACAGCTCAAGGTTTTCTGGGAAAAGGCACATTAGATACAACAGATGTTGCTATAAGTTCATTTTTACATCCTCAGAAATTGCAGATCCTGAAATGCCCCTAGCATGGAAGGAAATTAATGATGGAAAAGAATGTACACTGTTTGAGACATACTATGGGTTCATTTCCTGCAAACTTCTGACGTACCTTGACAGCTTTAAACGTTTTCACATGGGGACCATAAAAAACAATCTCATGTATTTTGCTGATTAG